The Longimicrobium sp. region CAGCGGCGGCGCGACGTGCTGTACCGCGACTTCCGCGAGGGGCGCATCCCCGTGCTCGCCGTGTCGAAGGTGGCCAACTTCGCCGTGGACCTGCCCGACGCCGCGGTGGCGGTGCAGGTTTCGGGGACCTTTGGATCGCGGCAGGAGGAGGCGCAGCGGCTGGGGCGCATCCTGCGGCCCAAGAAGGGGGCCAACCAGGCCCACTTCTACACCCTGGTAAGCCGCGACACCGTGGAGCAGGACTTCGCCCTCAAGCGCCAGCTCTTCCTCTGCGAGCAGGGCTACGAGTACCGCATCGCCGACGCGGAGGAGATCGCCGGATGAAGCTGGCCGACCTGGACTGGCGGGGAATCCTGGCGACCCTCCCGGATTGGGAGGCGCTCTCCCCCGCCGCGCGCCGCGCCTTCGTGGAGGTGGAGCCCGCGGGGACCGCCGGGTCGGTGCTGGGAGCCGCGAAGGCGGAGCTGGAGAAAGCCGGGATGATTGCCGGGGCCGGGGCGCGGGGAACGCTGTGGGAGGCGACGCCGCGGTACCACGCGTTGCTCCTGGCGCTGCGGTCGATGCACGCCCTTCCGGTGCTCGCGATTCACGACGAGGCGCTTGCGGAGGCGTACGTCCGGGAGCATGTCACGAAGGCGGAGGCGACGCTGATGACCCGCCACCGGTTCGGGGGCGGGTTCGATTGGGTGAATCACCGCGACGCGGCAGAGCGCGCCTGGTCCTTCGACTGGGTGGACGGGTTCCTGGCGCAGCAGGACCTCCGCGCCGCGGTCAGGTGGGAGGCCAACCTCCTGACACCGGGCGAGCCTTCGCGTCTGGCCCGGAACGGGATCTTTGACCCGCTCCGGGCGCTGGTGCGCTCGTTCGCAGGCAATCCGCGCGGGATTTCCCTGGGCGGCATCCTTCCCGGGCTGGACGACGACACGCGGGCGGCGGTTCTATCGGCGGGGTTCCGCTACCTTCTTCTTTTCCCGGCGTTGCTCGGCGAAGAGCCGGAAGCGCGGGTGGGGCTCGCCCCGGGAGCCGCGCTGCGGATGGGGCCCGCGCCACCTGCACCAGAGGCCGTGCGGCCCGAGGAAAGTTTTGAAGCGCCTTACATGCTCGCCGACATGACGGCGGTCCTGGTGGAGGCGGCCACCTCACCCATCCCCCTGCGCGGCAGCGACGGCGCGCTGTACGCGCGGGCGCAGAAAGTACTGGCCTCGCGTCTTCAGCCGCTGCCGGAGTGGGTCGCCACTGCCGTGGGCAAGGGGCCGGGTGACGACTACGACGACGAGGAGGACGACGAACCCGAGGAAGACCGCGGGCGCCGCAACCCCGATTCCGAGCTATCCCACCGCACCGCCGCGGCCGCGCAGATGCTGCTCCGTTCCGCGCTCGCCACGACGCGGAAAGACAGGGGAGGCAAGTTCCACCTCGCCGCCACGAAGGCGGGCGAGCAGTGGCTGCGGCTCGGTGAGGGAGAGCGCCTCAGCGTGCTTCTCAAGGCTTTCCGCGCCTCGGACCAGCGCAATCCGCACGGCTGGTACGGCACGGAAAAGGGAACCGACTTCTTTCCCGCGCGGCTCGGGTTCGACCTGACCAAGGGCTCGGGGCTGGACCTGCGCGCCGCGACGTCCGCGGCGTTCCTCTCCGTCCCCGACGGCCAGGTGGTTCCACTCGAATACTTTCTGCACTTCCACGGGATCACGGCGAACCCCTTCCTGGTGCCGGGGATGCGCAAGATCCTGGACAAGACCTACTCTTCTTCGAAACCCACCACCCGCGAGGAGTGGGAGCTTCTCTGGGTCAACATGCTGAGGGTCTTCCTGGCGATGCGCCTCTTCCCCTTTGGCGGCGCGCGGCTGGCCCGCACGGCGGACGGTGTCGCTTGCGTGGGGCTGACGCCGGCCGGGCGCTACCTGCTGGGGGCGACGGACGCTTTCGAGTACGCGCCCCTGCCCGAAGGCGAGGTGCTGGTGCAGCCGGACTTCGAAATCGTCTTCCTTGCGCCCGCCCCGCGGCTGGAGCCGGAGGTGGCGCGCTTCGCCGACCGCATCGGCGCGGGGGTGGGGGCGCTCTTCCGCATCACGCGCGCTTCCGCGATCCGCGCGGCCGAGCAGGGGCTGACCGCTGACCACGTTGTGGGTTCGCTGGAGCAGGTCGCGCGCAGCGGGGTGCCCGCGAACGTCGCTCGCCAGGTGCGCGACTGGATCGGGAGCACCCGCAGGGTGAGCCTCCGCCCGGCCGTCCTCATCGAGTGCCCCGACGCCGACACCGCCGCGCGGGTGCGCTCCGCCGGCGGCAAGCAGGTGGAGGCGATCACGCCGACCGTGCTTCGCGTGAAGGCGCAGGGGAAGGACCGCGCCGCGCTCGTCAAGCGGCTCCGCGAGAAGGGGATCTTCGTTTCGGATTGATTCGCCCCTGAAACCGTGGGGCATCCGTTGTGCGCAGCGATGCGGGCGGGGAGCCGGGAAGTCCAACAGCCCGTGAGTACGTCGATGCGGAGAGCTCGGACGGCTGGTTGTGCCGTGGTTCTGGCGGTGCTGCTGGCGGGCGGTGTAGAGGGGCAGGAGTTCCGGGAGAACGTGGCGCACCCGTGCCAGGACTTCTGGATGCTCACGCGCACCGAGGTCGTGGACTGCCTGCGGCGCGACTACGCGGTGGCCGATGCCGAGCTGAACCGCGTGTACGCGGCGAAGATGGCCGGCCTTTCCGCCGCGGCGCGCAACGCGCTGCGCCAGGACCAGCGCGCCTGGCTCGTCCGCTACGACCGCGTGCTCACCGCGTACTACTCGCGCCCCTGGGCCAACCACTCCATCGCCAAGGTGCTCCCCTCGCAGATCCTCGCCGTGCGGCAGCGGACGGCGTACGTGCGGCGATTCAGGGGGTAGCGCCCATCCCGCGCAGCTTTCCCCGCGCGATCTCTTCGCGACGCTCGTTCGTGTTCAGCTCCAGGAAGCGGCGATAGTTGGCGATGGCCGCCGGCGTCTGTCCGCGCACCCGGTACACCTCTCCCAGATTGGCGTAGGCGATGGCGCGGTTGGGATCCAGCCGCACCGTCTCCCGCAGCTCCCGCTCCGCCCCCGCCAGGTCCCCGCTCTGGAAGAGCGCCCAGCCCAGCTGGTTGCGATAGTGCGCGTTGCGCGGCGCCGCCGCCACCGCCCGCCGGAACCCCGCCACCGCCGCCGGAAAGTCCCCGACCTCGAAACGCTGCTCCGCCTGGCGCGCCGCACTCGCCGCGGCGGGGCTCGAGGCGGGCGCGGGAGACCGCGGCAGCGTGGACGTGCCCGCGAAGGTGCCGCTGGCAGTTGGGGTCGTGCCTGGCTGTGCGGGAGGTGCTGCGCCGCCACCGGGTGCCGCGCCGGCGGCAGGGGCCGCGCCGGAGCCCGGCTGCTGCGCTGCTCCGGTCGCGGCCGGGTCCCCGCCGTCGGGGGCGCTCCAGGCGAGGGAGTCGGGCGTGCGCGCGGGCGGCGGGGTTGCGGCGGGCGGCGCGGCTGCCGTGGTCTGCTCGGCCGGGGGCGGTGCGTCCGGTGTGTCGCGCGACAGGGCCCACCACGCGCCGCCGCCCGCCAGCAGGAGCAGCGGAACCCCCACGAGCAGCGCGGGCGAGGCACTGCGTCCCGCTGGACGGCCAGTCACCGGCACACCTGCAGGCATCCGCTCCGCCAGGAGCGGCACCTCGCGCGTGGGGTCCACCAGGGGCGCTGGTTCGCGCACGGGCTCGGCGGCGGGCGTGGGTACGACAGGGGGAGGCACCACGACCTCCGGCGCCGCCGCGACCGGCTCGGGCGCGGGGAGCATCACCGTATCCGACGTGTCGGCGGGCACGACGACCGGCGGCGCGGCGGCGGGCGCGGCTTCGGCGCGGAGCGAGGTCAGCGCGGCGTCCAGCGCCTCCGCCATCTCGCCGGCATCGGAGAAGCGGCGCTCCGGGTCCAGCTCCATCGCCCTGCGGATGATCGGCTCGACCTGTTCCGGGATCGCGTCGAACGAGGGCGGTGTGGCCGGGTCCCCGCGCGTGAGGAGCCGAATCTGCTCGGGATCGAACGGACGCTCCCCAGTCAGCAGCTCGTACCCGATCACCCCCAGACTATAGACGTCGGACGCGGGGGAAAGGTCGCGCACGTCCTGGAGCTGCTCCGGCGATGCGTAGCGCGGCGACAGCGGCGCGGCACCCCGGGTCAGCTTCGTGAGCGACTGCTCGGCGTCGCGGATGCGCGCGATGCCGAAGTCGAGCACGCACACGCGGAAGCGCTCCTCGCGCTCCTGCTCCGCCAGGAAGATGTTGGCCGGCTTCACGTCGCGGTGGATGAGGCCGCCGCGGTGCCCCGCCGCGATCCCGTGCGCCGTGTCGCGGAGGATGCGCACCGCCGCGGGCGTCTCCAGCCGCTCGGGGCGCGCGAGCCGGCGCGACAGGTCTTCGCCACGCAGCAGCTCCATCACCAGGAAATCGAGCTCCAGGTCGGGATCGGTCCCCACGTCGTAGACGGTCACGACGTTGGGATGGTCCAGGCTGGCGGCGACGCGTGCCTCACGCTCGAAGCGGCGGCGCACCTGGTCGCGCGTCGCCGCGTCCGCCGCGACCACGGTGATGACCTTGACCGCCACGGTGCGCCCGAGGCGCTCGTCGTGGGCCCTGTACACGGCGGCAAAACCGCCCCTGCCGATCACTTCCTCGATCCGGTAGCGGCCCATCAGCGTGCGGCCGGCGAGGAGCCCTTCGAGTCCGGACATGGCGTCGGGTTGAGTCGTGGCGCGCGCGTTCCCCTGGGAATGCCACGTATCCGGCAAGATACGATCCGGGGGGAACGGAAATGCGTGAGAGCGTAGAACAGCGAAACCATCACACAGAGAGCACAGAGAGAACTGCAAGGCACGAAGAACCCCTTCTTGTAGTTCTTGCCGTTCCCCTCCGGGTCTCTGTGTGAAACGGCCGTTCGTCTTTTCGCCCTCACGCACTTCCCTTCCATCGCCTGCTCACTCAAACTACCTTGTCCCCCCACCCCCACCCCCGTTCCCAGCGCACGAACCCCCGCCATGCCCAAGTCCGTCCGCATCCTCCTGTGGAGCGCCGTAGCCGTGCTTGGCGCGGCGGCCATCGCGGTGATGGCGCTGCACAAAGGCGAGACCATCAACGCCGCCTGGCTGGTGGTGGCCGCGGTGTGCACCTACGCGGTGGCGTACCGCTTCTACGCGCGCTTCCTTGCCACGCGCGTCTTCGAGCTGGACGACCGCCGCGCCACCCCCTCCGAGCGGCTGGAGAACGGGGTGGACTTTGTGCCCACCCACCGATGGGTCCTCTTCGGCCACCACTTCGCGGCGATCGCGGGGGCGGGGCCGCTGGTGGGCCCGGTGCTCGCGGCGCAGTTTGGATACCTGCCGGGCACGCTCTGGCTGATCGTGGGCGTGGTGCTGGCGGGGGCGGTGCAGGACTTCATCATCCTCTTCGTCTCCATGCGCCGCGACGGCAAGTCGCTGGGGCAGATGGCGCGCGAGGAGATCAACACGACCGCCGGGATGATCTCCATGGTCGCCGTGCTCGCCATCATGGCGATCCTGCTGGCCGTGCTCGCGCTCATCGTCGTCAACGCGCTGGCGCATTCGCCCTGGGGGCTCTTCACCATCGCCTGCACCATCCCCATCGCCCTGCTGATGGGGTGGTGGATGCACGCCTTCCGCCCTGGCCGAGTGGGCGAGGCGTCGGCGATCGGGGTGGTGCTGGTGATGGCGGCGGTGGTGGCCGGCGGGTGGGTGGCAAAGGACCCCGCGTGGGCCGCCGTCTTCACCGTGGAGAAGACGACGCTCGTGTGGCTGATGGCGGGGTACGGCTTCGTCGCCTCGGTGCTCCCGGTGTGGGTCCTCCTCTGCCCGCGCGACTACCTGTCGACTTTCCTCAAGATCGGCACCGTCCTGGGGCTGGCGGTGGGGATCCTGGTGTCGCTCCCCGTCATCCACATGCCGGCGATGACGCGCTTCGTGGACGGCACGGGGCCGGTATTTAGCGGCAAGCTCTTCCCCTTCGCCTTCATCACCGTGGCGTGCGGCGCCATCAGCGGCTTCCACGCGCTGGTCGCCAGCGGCACGACGCCCAAGATGCTGGAGCGCGAGTCCGATGCGCGCCTCGTGGGCTACGGCGCCATGCTGATGGAGTCGTTCGTCGGCGTGATGGCGATGGTCGCCGCCTGCATCCTGGAGCCGGGCGTCTACTTCGCCATCAACGCCCCCGCCGGCGTCGTGGGCGCCACCGTCGAGACGGCCACGCGCACCATCGCCACCTGGGGCTTCGTCGTCACCCCCGAAGACATGACGCGCCTCGCCAGCGAGATGGGCGAGACGACGCTCCTGGCGCGCACCGGCGGCGCCCCGTCGCTGGCGGTGGGGATGTCGCAGATCTTCAGCGGCGTCTTTGGAGGGCCGGGGATGGCGGCGCTCTGGTACCACTTCGCCATCATGTTCGAGGCGCTCTTCATCCTCACCACCATCGACACCGGCACGCGCGTCGGCCGCTTCATGCTGCAGGAGCTGCTGGGGCACGTGTGGAAGCCGCTGGGGCGCACCTCCTGGTACCCCAGCATCGTCCTTTCCAGCGGGCTGATCGTCTTCGGCTGGGCCTACTTCCTCTACCAGGGCGTGGTGGACCCGCTGGGCGGCATCAACTCGCTCTGGCCGCTCTTCGGCATCTCCAACCAGCTCCTGGCCGCCGTCGCGCTGTGCGTGGGGACGACGGTGCTGATCAAGAGCGGCAAGGCGCGCTTCGCCTGGACGACGCTGCTGCCGCTGGCCTGGCTCTGCGCCGTCACCTTTACCGCCGGCTGGCAAAAGGTCTTCGCCGCCGACCCCAAGCTCGGCTTCCTTGCCCACGCCCGGATGATCCAGGCCCGCCTCGCCGCCGGGGAGCTCCCCCCCGGCGCCAAGACCATCGCCGACGCCCGCCACATGCTCTTCAACGACCGCCTGGACGCCGTCGTCGCGCTCGCCTTCATGGCCGTCGCGGTGCTGGTGATCGTCGTCTCGGTGCGCGAGTGGCTGCTCGTGCTCCGGCACCGTAAGCCGGCCGTGCTGCGCGAGGCGCCGTTCGTGGAGAGCGCGCTAGGCGTGGCGGGGGATTGACAGTCGCTAGCCGCCGGATTAGGTACCGAATCCCCGCCGCGCACCACTGAAACCGGGAAAGCTGATGAGCGAGCCGCGGATCGACATGCCACGCGACCAGATCGCCGCGTTCTGCCGCCGCCACGCCATTCGTGAGCTGCGGCTGTTCGGCTCGGTGCTCCGCGACGATTTTCGCGCGGATAGCGATGTGGATTTTCTCGTGGAGTTCGAGCCGGACGCGAGGGTCGGTCTTCTCACGCTCGCGCAGCTGGAGCTGGAACTCGGCGAACTCGTGGGTCGCAAGGCCGATCTCCGTACTGCTGCTGACTTGAGCCGCTACTTCCGGCAGGACGTGCTCAACGGCGCAACCGTGGTGTATGCGGCCTGAAGAGCGCGTTCGCCTCCTCCACATGCGCGATGCCGCGCGCGAGGCTATCGGCTTCGCGACGGGACGGACGCGTGACGATCTGGAGACAGATCGGCAGCTCCTGCTCGCCATCGTCAAGGATGTGGAGATCGTCGGTGAAGCGGCGAGCCGCTTGAGTGAGGAGTTCCGGATTCAGCATCCGGAGCTACCGTGGAAAGCGATCGTGGCGATGCGTAACCGGCTGGTCCACGCGTATTTCGACGTGGACCGCGACATCGTGTGGAACACCGTGACCATTGATCTGCCGTTCCTCGCATTCGTGGTGGAGGAGATTCTCAGAGCGTCCGATCCGTGACCAGGTTCGCAGCGCAAGCAGGTCACGGCAGAAGTTACTCGACGCTGATGCCAAATGGAGGTTATTGGTGGAATTTCCCGTCTTCGCGCGGCTATTTCGGACCAGCTTGCCAGCCGAAACCGTACTCGACAACCCAGGGGGCGGCACCTCCACAATCATGTGGTGCACCGAAGAGCGGGTTTGCTATAGGCGCGGGAGCCTGCGGCTCTATACCCGTCTTTGTGACCTGCACGCCGCGTACGACCATTTCGCTGGAAGAGAGGTGACGACTCAGCGCCTGAAGAGCTACGCCCCTGCGTTGTTTGATTCGGCTCGAAAGGGGCATGATTGTCACTGTACATTCTTCTTCCTTGCACTTACGCGCATGGGGTTGGTGACTGAAATCTGGGGACGAGGTCGGGCAGGATCACCGTTTGGGGTGACGATTGCCCCACAGCCCGATGATGCAGAGAGCGATTCCGCCGAGATGGAGTGCGCGTGGGTGGAAGAGGTTCGTCGCAGATTGGCTGAGGTCGATTCCGGCACGGCGGAGCTTATTCCTGCTGAGGAAGTTTTCGCGGAACTACGCCGCCGTCGTGCCGCGCTGGAGGAGGATGGCGAGGTCGGCGAACAATGGGGAATCGTACTCGACCAAGCTGAAAGGGCCGCGACCGGCGAGTCCGAAGCCGAGGAACGAATCAACGAACTGCTGCCAGACGTGGGCGACGAAACGCGGTGAAGGGTGGTAAGTCAATTACGACCTATCTGGTCGGGGCGTGAAGATGGAGGGGGCTGGACCGCGGCTGCGGTCCCGCCCCTTTTGTCGTTAACGCGCCCATGCTCAGCGCCGGAACAGGTAGCTGATCTTGAAGAACAGCCCGTCCGCGCGCGGCTGGAGCCCGTCGAAGCGGAACGCCTCGTCATCCGTCACCTCGCGGCCGTAGCCGAGGAAGGCGACGGTGCCGGGGGAGGGGCGGTAGCTCAGGAGGAGGTCCAGGCGCAGCGGGTTGAGCTGCGGCTCCAGGTACGAGGGGAGGTTGCCGCGGCGCACGCGGAACGGCTCGCCCTCGCGCAGGTACTCGCCGCCGTCGGGGGCGCGCAGGACGTCGACCTCCTCGACGGAGTACTGCGCGAGGCCGCGCACCGCCAGGGCGCGCGTGAGCTGGTACTCCACCCGCAGCCGCGGCACCAGCGCCCGCGAGTAGCGCCTGTCGTCCGAGGCGCGGCGCAGGACGGAGAAGCCCAGGCGCCCGTCCACGCGCAGCGACGGCGTGGGGCGCAGCGCCACCTCCGCCCCGATCCCGCTCTCCACGCCGCGCGTTCCCTCCGCGAAGATCGGCGTGGCGCCCACGAAGAGCTCCACGCCGATGTCAGCGGTCTTGAAGTGCGACGACTCCACCTCGAGCGAAATGCCGTGCAGCCCGCTCATGCGCGGGTTCGGCCCCACCAGCGAGTCGCCGGTCTCGGTACGGCCGCCCTGTCCGATGCGCGAGAAGCCGGCGTAGTCTCTGAAGTCGAGGGTGTAAAAGGCGCGCTGCACGCCCACCTCCACCCCCAGGTTCCCGCGCAGCGACGCGTTCGCCTCCAGGGAGAGCGCCCCCTCCACCGCCCCGTCACCCCGCCAGAAGCCGCGCCCGTCCCAGTACCGGCGGCCGCCCCCGCGCACGTCGAGGCGCTGGAGGAGGGCGCCGCGCGCGCCGTACCAGGAGACGCGGTTGCCCCCGGAGATCTCCGTGATCCCGCGCCGGCGCACGAAGCCCGTCTCGGTGCGGAAGCTGGAGGGGACGTCGCGCAGGGTGGCGAGGTAGCCCCAGCGCCGCCCCGTGCGGTCCAGATAGAGGTTCGCGATGTGCCCCACTTCGTCGTCGGTCGATACCGTCTGCTTCGCGCCGGGCGCGCCCGCCGAGTCGCGCCCGAACGGGTCCGCGACCCACGAGCGCGTCCAGCTCCCGCCGCCCAGCACCCCCGCCGTGTACACCCCGCCGAAACGGATGCGCGCGTCGGCCGCCGCCACGTGGTTGAAGGCGTCGCCGGTCTGGCGGCTGGTGGCGAGCGCGCCGAGGGTGGAGCCCGCCGACCCCACGTCGCGGCGCACGCGCGCGATGTGGACGACCGCCCGGTCGGCGCGCGGGGCGAAGCGGGCGGGGCGCGAGAGCGGAGCTTCGTCCACCACGCCCAGATAAGCCAGGTTCAGCGCCCCCACCTTGCCGGTGAGCCGCGCACCCACCGCCGGGTCCACCACCGAGCGGGTGTAGACCAGCGTCTCCGGGGTGGAAAAGAGGTCGGCGCCCTCCAGGAAGAAGGGGCGCTTCTCCTGCAGCGAGATGGCGAAGCGCTCGTTGACCGTGATCTGGTCCGCGTCCGCCTCGATGGTGGAGAAGTCGGGATTGACGGTGGCGTCGAGGGTCAGCTCGCTGGTGATGCCGTACTTGACGTTCACCCCCAGGTCGGGCTCGGTGGGCCCGCGCCGGAAGCCCGCCTCGCCGGTGCTCCCCTCGCGGCGCGCGGTGAGCGTGGGGTTGGCTTCGAAGAGACGCCCCGGCCGCAGCCCACGGATCCCGCGGAGCGTGCCGCTCTGCGCCAGCTCCGACGGCGTGCTCTGCAGGCGCGGCGCCCAGCTTTCCTGGGCCGCGGTGGCGGGGATCACGCGGATGACGTTGAAGCCCCAGCGCTGCTCGCCCCCCGCGGGAAACTTCAGGCTCTTGAGCGGGATGCGCAGCTCCACCTCGTAGCCGTCGCCGGTGAGGCGCCCGCGCGAGTCGAAGAGGAAGTCGGGGGCGAAGTCGGTCCCGCGCCCCTCCGCCAGAATGCCGTCCTGCTGGATCCCCAGCGGGTTGACGTAGAAGACGAAGGCGCGGCGCCGGTCCGCGAATGTGTCCAGCAGGATGCGGATGTGGTCGTCGCTGGTGATCTGGTCGCGCTCGGCGAGCGTGGACCGGATGCGCGACGGATCGGCGGCGTACGCGCGCACGCCGATGTAGAGGTCGCGCGGGGTGTAGAAGACGCGCACCTCCGTCCGCTCCGAGGCGGGCGATCCCTCCGCCGGGCGCGACTGCGTGAAGCTGCCGAGGAGCGCCGCGGTGGACCACGCCTCCTCGTCCAGCCGGCCGTCCACACGGATCTGTGCCGTCTCCACGCGCGGCGGGTCGGCCACGCGCTGAGTATCGGCCTGGAACGGCGAAGCCGCCACGAGAGCGGCGGCCAGGAGCGTTTCGATCATCTGCACACAGGGCGTTCGAGAGGTGCAAACTATAACTACACCGCCTCGCCCGGTCCACCACTCCCGGCCCCACGCACGACAAAAGGTCTCACGCGGAGTCACGGAGCCACAGAGCCACAGAGAGAACCGCAAAAGGCTTACTCCGTGGCTTTCAGTTCCTTCTGTGTTCTCTGTGTGATGCTTTTCTCGGTCGTTCTCTCCCTGCATCTCTGCGCACAAACACGGAGGCCCGGAGAGCGACGATGCTCTCCGGGCCTCCATCTTCACGTCCCGCGATTCACGCTAGCGGAAGGTGGCTACCGTCGCCGCGGTGGTGTTGAGCACGCGCGCGTTGTCCTCGTACTGCGCGGTCCCCATCACCTCGAGCGTGCCCGGGTGCGTCTTGAGCGGGCTCGACCAGTACTGGATGCGCGTGCAGTTGTTGCAGTTGTTGCCGTAGGCCATCACCGTGCGCCAGCTCTTGGACGGCGGGATGTAGCCGTGGCCGTACGCGTACGGAGTGGTGCTGGCGTCCACGAAGCGGTCGTGGCGGGCGCTCTGCAGGTGGCCCAGCTCGTGGCCGAACGAGTAGTAGCCCGTGATGCAGGTGTAGTGCGCCGCGGCGAACGCGCTGCTGGCCGTCGAGCCGATCCCCGCTGCCTGGCCGCACGCCTCGCTGTCGTTCACCACCAGGATCACCATGTCCGCCGCGTACGTGTTGCGCAGCGTGTGCACGTTGTCCATGATGCCGTCCGTGGTGCTGCGCAGCGCCGTGACGTGCTGGCTGAAGCTGCGGTTGGACTCGTTGTACGTGACCTGCACGCTGTGCACGCGCACCATGTTGATGTTGATGCCGCTGTTGACGTACGACTGGTTGGTCTCGTCCACCGCGAGCTGGATCTTGCTGGTGATGGTGCCGGCGGCGGTCGCGGCCGAGGCGGTGTACGCCACCAGCACGTTGATCGTCGTGGCGGCCGCCAGGCTGCTCGTGGTCGCCGGGGCGATCCCCAGGCTGCGCGAGGCGAGGGGGTTGCCGCCGAAGTCCTCAAGCGCGCCGCTCGGGTTGTCGGCCGTGTGCTCCTGCGGGAAGCCGCTCTGGTCGATGCGCGAGACGGCGTGCAGCCCGCCGCCGATGGGCTCCACGGCGTACGACGTGTTCCCCACGCGCACGGTGGCGGTCACGCCGCCGTCCATGAACACCATCTGAACCCAGCCCTCGGCGCCGCGTACGGGGCCGGCCCACGAGATGTCGTCGGCCGCACGGTTCACCACGCGCTCCCCCACGGCCACCACCTGAACGCCCGGGGCTACCGCCACGCGGACAGCGCCGCCCTGCTGGAGCATGCGCCCCGGCGCGGATGCCATGCGGGCAACGTGCACCTCGGCGGTACTGGAGCGGCCGCGGATGCTGGCCAGACGGTCGCGCTGCCCGGCGTTGAGCGCCGGCTGCGAGACGAGTGTGAGGAGGTTCTCCTGCGCCGCGGCGCTCATGGAGGTGCTGGTGTCCGAGGGGGTGATCTCGTCGCCCTGGCATGCCGCCAGGCCGAACGATGCCGCGAGGACCAACGCGAGGCGTGCTCTCATGGGTGCGTACTCCGAAAGGTGGGGTGAGGTGGGGATGCATCCACGCTCCCGCGGATTCGTGGGAAGCGTCGGATGTTTAGCGAGGTGTGATCGGATGCGGACAATAAGAGCGCCGAACCGTCTGGAAGTCAAGTGCTCCCACGAGCATAGAACGTATGTGCGGTGCTCGTGATTCGTGAGATCGGAGCGTGGTGCGCCAACACCCTTTGAGCGCCGGATTCTGCAACGATCGTTTTCAAATTGGGGAGCGGGTTTCGGCCGGATTCCACTGGATGGAAGGCGCGCGCGCGAGTATCCTTGCGTGCTACTCGAGCCTCAGCGTCAGCCATTCGCCGGCTGGCGCGTTCTCGCTGTGGTTGCCGTACCTCGTCCCGCGCTCTGGAGGCCGATGATGATCGCTCCTCTCTCGAAGCTGGTGGCCGTACTCGCCCTCACCGTTGTTGCCGCCTGCTCGCGCGCGTCGCCGCTGGGCGCGCCCGCGGGAGCGCCGTACGCGCGGGGGCCAGTCGAGGCGTTCACCCATAGCGCGACGGCATCCAACCTCCTGGTGCGGGGCGGGCCGGGATCGCGGGAGTCGTGCGGCAT contains the following coding sequences:
- a CDS encoding DUF5916 domain-containing protein translates to MIETLLAAALVAASPFQADTQRVADPPRVETAQIRVDGRLDEEAWSTAALLGSFTQSRPAEGSPASERTEVRVFYTPRDLYIGVRAYAADPSRIRSTLAERDQITSDDHIRILLDTFADRRRAFVFYVNPLGIQQDGILAEGRGTDFAPDFLFDSRGRLTGDGYEVELRIPLKSLKFPAGGEQRWGFNVIRVIPATAAQESWAPRLQSTPSELAQSGTLRGIRGLRPGRLFEANPTLTARREGSTGEAGFRRGPTEPDLGVNVKYGITSELTLDATVNPDFSTIEADADQITVNERFAISLQEKRPFFLEGADLFSTPETLVYTRSVVDPAVGARLTGKVGALNLAYLGVVDEAPLSRPARFAPRADRAVVHIARVRRDVGSAGSTLGALATSRQTGDAFNHVAAADARIRFGGVYTAGVLGGGSWTRSWVADPFGRDSAGAPGAKQTVSTDDEVGHIANLYLDRTGRRWGYLATLRDVPSSFRTETGFVRRRGITEISGGNRVSWYGARGALLQRLDVRGGGRRYWDGRGFWRGDGAVEGALSLEANASLRGNLGVEVGVQRAFYTLDFRDYAGFSRIGQGGRTETGDSLVGPNPRMSGLHGISLEVESSHFKTADIGVELFVGATPIFAEGTRGVESGIGAEVALRPTPSLRVDGRLGFSVLRRASDDRRYSRALVPRLRVEYQLTRALAVRGLAQYSVEEVDVLRAPDGGEYLREGEPFRVRRGNLPSYLEPQLNPLRLDLLLSYRPSPGTVAFLGYGREVTDDEAFRFDGLQPRADGLFFKISYLFRR
- a CDS encoding M12 family metallo-peptidase, yielding MRARLALVLAASFGLAACQGDEITPSDTSTSMSAAAQENLLTLVSQPALNAGQRDRLASIRGRSSTAEVHVARMASAPGRMLQQGGAVRVAVAPGVQVVAVGERVVNRAADDISWAGPVRGAEGWVQMVFMDGGVTATVRVGNTSYAVEPIGGGLHAVSRIDQSGFPQEHTADNPSGALEDFGGNPLASRSLGIAPATTSSLAAATTINVLVAYTASAATAAGTITSKIQLAVDETNQSYVNSGININMVRVHSVQVTYNESNRSFSQHVTALRSTTDGIMDNVHTLRNTYAADMVILVVNDSEACGQAAGIGSTASSAFAAAHYTCITGYYSFGHELGHLQSARHDRFVDASTTPYAYGHGYIPPSKSWRTVMAYGNNCNNCTRIQYWSSPLKTHPGTLEVMGTAQYEDNARVLNTTAATVATFR